The Fervidibacillus albus genome contains a region encoding:
- a CDS encoding LysM peptidoglycan-binding domain-containing protein: MANTNKPMTLKFSFEEMVWFRKGDEIQELINLSLEPNVTIQEMNHIISIQGSLDLQGEYKSCDEPNNQEETLSFTGQKFANVLETREAGICEFSYHFPVDITIPKTRVKAIDEIDLQIDMFDYRMLEKNCLQVTTDLLITGVYNEIPDDDQGEERDTDEKWSDEFAENEQYYNNFDVDHSLSPFQELEDQHSDLQVQATKREIDDENKDIHENIPIQIFQNTTDEIEEFNFDSTDEGKKTFSEQKREDHNDSADDVDEGEVVTDTVEAKEESPKEQVEETNDFHHREDVEPSNEEEKQRTIAQNEEQLEADEEEKKTEQVVSTGGEVSLGDLEQFWREEVARESPMAVRSKDEPDALDEQNTSDSAERLEERDDSDESDREEKNIHYQSQEKEEGVEQPISLTEYFARKEESKSARMTVYIVQADDQLDDIAEKYNVQISQLLRINRLDAHHEVYEGQVLLIPKSFKMTTSIE; this comes from the coding sequence ATGGCGAATACGAATAAACCGATGACGTTAAAATTTTCTTTTGAAGAAATGGTATGGTTTCGAAAGGGTGATGAAATTCAAGAATTGATTAATCTATCTTTGGAACCGAACGTGACGATTCAAGAGATGAATCATATCATATCGATTCAAGGTTCCCTCGATTTACAAGGCGAATATAAATCGTGTGATGAACCGAATAATCAGGAAGAAACATTATCCTTTACCGGTCAAAAATTCGCGAATGTGTTGGAAACGAGGGAAGCAGGGATTTGTGAATTTTCCTATCATTTCCCGGTCGATATTACAATTCCAAAGACGCGAGTAAAGGCAATAGATGAAATCGATTTACAAATTGATATGTTCGACTACCGAATGCTTGAAAAAAATTGTTTGCAAGTAACGACGGATCTCTTAATCACCGGTGTCTACAACGAAATTCCGGACGATGATCAAGGAGAGGAAAGGGATACGGACGAGAAATGGTCGGATGAATTTGCAGAAAATGAGCAATACTACAATAATTTTGATGTGGATCATTCCCTTTCTCCATTTCAAGAGCTGGAAGATCAACATTCCGATTTACAAGTACAAGCAACGAAACGAGAAATAGATGATGAAAACAAGGACATTCACGAAAATATTCCTATCCAAATCTTTCAAAACACAACCGATGAAATTGAAGAGTTCAATTTCGATTCCACGGACGAAGGGAAAAAAACGTTTTCGGAACAAAAACGCGAAGATCATAACGATTCGGCGGATGACGTGGATGAAGGCGAGGTTGTGACGGACACTGTTGAAGCAAAAGAAGAATCACCAAAGGAACAAGTTGAAGAAACAAACGATTTCCATCATCGGGAAGACGTAGAGCCTTCGAATGAGGAAGAGAAACAACGAACGATTGCGCAAAATGAGGAACAATTGGAAGCGGACGAAGAAGAAAAGAAAACGGAACAGGTGGTAAGTACGGGCGGTGAAGTTTCCCTTGGTGACTTGGAACAATTTTGGCGGGAGGAAGTCGCCCGGGAAAGTCCGATGGCTGTTCGTTCCAAGGATGAGCCAGACGCCCTAGACGAACAAAACACATCCGATTCGGCCGAACGATTGGAAGAAAGAGACGATTCCGACGAAAGTGATCGGGAGGAAAAAAACATTCATTACCAATCGCAAGAAAAGGAGGAAGGAGTCGAACAACCGATTTCCTTAACTGAATATTTCGCTAGAAAGGAAGAGTCGAAATCCGCTCGAATGACCGTTTACATCGTACAGGCCGATGATCAGTTAGACGATATTGCAGAGAAATACAATGTTCAAATATCCCAACTATTGCGTATTAACCGTCTCGATGCCCATCATGAAGTGTACGAAGGGCAAGTGTTACTTATACCGAAATCATTCAAAATGACAACTTCCATTGAATAA
- the ysxE gene encoding spore coat protein YsxE, translating into MKESFKKIEELLKEFGIWPYDIQKKGKVYKIYSRDGIFALKRSSVQDFQRLFVHLQYLYKKGFYRFVPILPTIGGTYAVSDGENLFYLMPWFSEKKDGKTMEGLFRELGRLHSLSVKEWKIEKDVVETHYERTKEKWQAEIGFFDALIDQCERKSYMSPFEWKYVEYYNEFRKAYDYALLQLDIWKNETIQEGKMRSVIIHGNCDEDHFLFTEEQKGYFLSWEKSRFSSPFFDILPLLKKLLPIYPTDCDDCLNLLHVYFQLFPLRKGEESLMKSYLAQPGSIVSTLEQYRSIKANNKEYIYTKTLNRQYWQFKNTEYIVMKLEEKEANEKRNGNHRSFPS; encoded by the coding sequence ATGAAGGAATCTTTTAAGAAAATTGAGGAATTGTTAAAGGAATTTGGTATATGGCCGTACGATATTCAAAAAAAAGGAAAGGTGTATAAAATTTATAGTCGGGATGGGATTTTTGCATTAAAAAGGAGCTCTGTTCAAGATTTTCAACGATTATTTGTGCATCTTCAATATTTGTATAAAAAAGGGTTTTATCGGTTTGTCCCCATTTTACCGACGATCGGTGGAACGTATGCGGTTAGTGACGGGGAAAATTTATTTTATTTAATGCCTTGGTTTTCCGAAAAGAAAGATGGGAAAACGATGGAAGGACTGTTCCGTGAATTAGGACGGCTCCATTCCCTTTCCGTAAAAGAATGGAAAATTGAAAAGGATGTGGTGGAGACCCATTATGAACGGACGAAAGAAAAATGGCAGGCAGAAATCGGTTTTTTCGATGCATTAATCGATCAATGTGAACGAAAATCGTACATGTCCCCATTCGAATGGAAATACGTCGAATACTACAATGAATTTCGAAAGGCGTATGACTATGCGCTCCTTCAATTAGATATATGGAAAAATGAGACGATTCAAGAAGGAAAGATGCGATCGGTTATCATTCACGGAAATTGCGATGAGGATCATTTTCTATTCACTGAAGAACAAAAAGGATATTTCCTCAGTTGGGAAAAAAGTCGGTTTTCATCCCCTTTCTTTGATATATTGCCTTTATTGAAAAAGCTTTTGCCGATCTATCCGACTGATTGTGATGATTGTTTAAACTTGCTTCACGTCTATTTTCAACTCTTTCCGTTACGAAAAGGGGAAGAAAGTTTGATGAAAAGTTATTTGGCACAGCCGGGATCAATCGTCTCCACCCTTGAACAATATCGCTCGATAAAGGCAAATAATAAAGAATATATTTATACGAAAACATTGAATCGTCAATATTGGCAGTTTAAAAATACGGAATATATTGTAATGAAATTAGAAGAAAAGGAAGCTAACGAAAAAAGAAACGGAAATCATCGTTCGTTTCCGTCTTAA